One segment of Triticum aestivum cultivar Chinese Spring chromosome 2A, IWGSC CS RefSeq v2.1, whole genome shotgun sequence DNA contains the following:
- the LOC123187292 gene encoding uncharacterized protein: protein MRALNPDDNPVDQIDEDIVVGLRDMLNEFNPLVQKFREASKIIEDSGDEPIEEISIRIIGPSDGDGPQFSLPTSARLAALIVGDLTVETSARDIIISSHSEGMQQIASLKPAFMPLQYPLLFPRGEMGFQIDVPYMSVQLADDIDVPGSTGNVGTSPGSLPVAARGSAPTKNTRRKMTMQDYYRYVCHYRGDQPNPFLCYGLLSSQAVVDARACIDENRLWYILRNQDKLRSEHMQGITDAVGGGCVDGATLGKRIILPSSHTGGHRYFQENFQDGLAICRVHGAPDIFTTFTCNPKWPEITQTLEPGQKPHDREDIVIRVNHMKLIEYLHDITSGRAFGKVKAVLYTVEHQKRGLPHAHILIWRKGEQDGDRCFR, encoded by the exons ATGCGTGCTTTAAATCCGGATGATAACCCTGTGGACCAAATAGATGAGGATATAGTGGTTGGCCTGAGAGATATGCTTAATGAGTTCAATCCATTGGTACAGAAATTTAGAGAGGCAAGTAAAATCATAGAAGATAGTGGCGATGAGCCTATCGAAGAAATTTCCATACGAATCATTGGTCCTTCCGATGGTGATGGCCCACAGTTCAGTTTGCCCACGTCTGCGAGGCTTGCTGCTTTGATTGTGGGTGACCTTACTGTTGAAACCTCTGCACGCGATATAATTATTTCCAGCCATTCGGAAGGCATGCAACAAATCGCTTCTCTTAAACCTGCCTTTATGCCTTTGCAGTATCCCTTGCTTTTTCCGCGTGGGGAAATGGGGTTTCAGATAGATGTTCCTTATATGTCTGTTCAGCTAGCTGATGATATCGATGTGCCTGGTAGTACTGGGAATGTTGGTACGTCTCCTGGTTCATTGCCAGTTGCCGCTCGTGGTAGTGCACCTACTAAAAATACACGTAGAAAGATGACCATGCAGGATTACTATCGTTATGTATGCCATTATAGAGGTGACCAGCCAAACCCATTCTTGTGTTATGGTCTTTTGTCGTCCCAGGCTGTTGTTGATGCACGAGCTTGCATTGACGAAAACAGACTATGGTACATACTGAGAAACCAAGATAAACTTAGATCTGAGCATATGCAGGGCATCACCGATGCCGTTGGTGGTGGTTGTGTTGATGGTGCGACTCTAGGTAAAAGGATTATCCTGCCTTCGAGCCACACCGGTGGTCATCGTTACTTTCAGGAGAACTTTCAAGATGGCCTTGCCATATGCCGGGTGCACGGTGCACCTGACATATTCACCACTTTCACCTGCAACCCCAAGTGGCCAGAAATTACACAGACGCTAGAACCAGGACAAAAACCACATGACAGGGAAGATATTGTTATCAGGGTTAACCACATGAAGTTGATTGAGTATCTCCATGATATTACGTCCGGAAGAGCCTTTGGAAAAGTAAAGGCTG TGCTTTATACTGTTGAGCACCAGAAGCGGGGACTACCTCATGCTCACATACTCATCTGGCGGAAGGGAGAACAAG